A single region of the Nitrospirota bacterium genome encodes:
- a CDS encoding tetratricopeptide repeat protein: MTHKLLALSIIALFLFSCRGMQIEKKPEELLLPEKEKLSPEVQQEKSMEVFEEILELTLEEDRQAQVPKMEIAYKRIISEYPDSVLAGESYLRLIMINLNDYAPPKIQEAEEIYQEFLRKYPNSSLRLTIEDTIARFYYKNYLWQKLFEFCTPQVREFVKSGRLNSPFFLFLFSEANFNLGDLIEAEKGFKIIRELFPSSTEAIIANDRLKEIKIKKR; this comes from the coding sequence ATGACGCATAAGCTCCTTGCCCTGTCGATAATAGCTCTTTTTTTGTTTTCATGCAGAGGCATGCAGATAGAAAAGAAACCCGAAGAACTGCTTCTTCCCGAAAAAGAAAAACTATCTCCTGAGGTGCAACAGGAAAAATCCATGGAGGTCTTCGAGGAAATCTTAGAGCTGACCCTCGAGGAGGACAGACAGGCACAGGTTCCAAAAATGGAAATTGCATACAAAAGGATTATCAGCGAATATCCTGATTCTGTTCTTGCAGGAGAAAGCTATCTGAGGCTTATAATGATAAACCTCAATGACTACGCCCCACCTAAGATTCAGGAGGCAGAGGAGATTTATCAGGAGTTCCTTAGAAAATATCCTAACTCTTCTTTAAGGCTTACAATAGAGGACACGATAGCCCGTTTTTACTATAAGAACTATCTCTGGCAGAAACTCTTTGAGTTCTGCACGCCTCAGGTGAGAGAATTCGTTAAAAGCGGCAGGCTTAATAGCCCGTTTTTCCTTTTCCTTTTTTCAGAGGCTAATTTCAACCTTGGAGACCTCATCGAGGCAGAAAAAGGTTTTAAGATAATAAGGGAGCTATTCCCATCCTCAACAGAAGCAATTATTGCAAATGACAGGCTTAAGGAAATTAAAATAAAAAAGAGGTAA
- a CDS encoding YebC/PmpR family DNA-binding transcriptional regulator, with amino-acid sequence MSGHSKWAQIKHKKAHTDVKKGKVFTKIVKEIAVSARLGGGDPEGNPRLRTAMDKAREANMPYENIKRAIMKGTGELPGASYEEAIYEGYGPAGVAILIEVFTDNKNRTVAELRHLMSKGGGNIGEAGCVSWMFKKQGYILVDKKTVEEDTLMAVALDSGALDMKNDPKEESYEIITAPEDTMRVKSALEQAKVTVSLSEVTMLPKGYVQLDEKTGEQVSRLIDSLEEHDDVQNVYSNADFPDEVMLKHGD; translated from the coding sequence GTGTCTGGACATTCCAAGTGGGCTCAGATTAAGCATAAAAAAGCTCATACTGATGTTAAAAAGGGCAAGGTATTCACAAAGATAGTAAAGGAGATTGCTGTTTCAGCAAGGCTTGGAGGCGGAGACCCGGAGGGAAATCCAAGGCTTAGAACTGCAATGGATAAGGCAAGGGAAGCCAATATGCCTTACGAAAACATAAAGAGGGCGATTATGAAAGGTACAGGCGAACTGCCTGGGGCTTCCTATGAAGAGGCTATTTATGAAGGATATGGCCCAGCCGGGGTTGCTATCCTCATAGAGGTCTTCACGGACAACAAAAACAGGACCGTCGCTGAGTTGAGGCATTTGATGTCAAAGGGAGGCGGAAACATAGGAGAGGCAGGCTGTGTCTCATGGATGTTTAAAAAACAGGGCTATATACTCGTTGACAAAAAGACAGTAGAGGAAGATACCCTTATGGCAGTTGCCCTCGATTCAGGAGCACTCGACATGAAGAATGACCCGAAAGAGGAAAGCTATGAGATAATCACTGCGCCTGAAGATACGATGAGGGTTAAGTCGGCATTAGAACAGGCAAAGGTTACTGTTTCGCTTTCTGAAGTAACAATGTTACCAAAGGGCTATGTTCAGCTGGATGAAAAGACAGGAGAGCAGGTAAGCAGGCTTATAGATAGCCTCGAGGAGCACGATGATGTCCAGAATGTTTATTCAAATGCTGATTTTCCGGATGAGGTCATGTTAAAACATGGGGATTGA
- a CDS encoding DUF502 domain-containing protein gives MALARGFFKKIFLTGLIVAIPGAITILLVIWFFNLIDSIMSPLYDKAFGYHVPGIGFVSAIALIFIVGAVATNVIGRRIIGFLERLFLKMPIFKGIYTSVKHIVNAFSPEAGKSSFRRFVIVEYPRQGTYAFGFLTKECLIKKGKAELALSAVYIPTNNLYLGEVVLVGKEDIFHTDIPVEEGIKIILSGGIATPPEIKEAGS, from the coding sequence ATGGCTTTAGCACGGGGTTTTTTTAAAAAAATCTTCCTTACTGGCTTGATTGTAGCCATACCAGGCGCAATCACAATCCTTCTGGTCATCTGGTTTTTTAATCTCATTGACAGCATTATGTCTCCGCTTTACGATAAGGCATTTGGGTATCATGTACCGGGAATAGGGTTTGTCTCTGCAATAGCTCTTATATTCATTGTAGGTGCAGTTGCAACAAATGTAATCGGTAGAAGGATTATTGGTTTTCTTGAGAGGCTTTTCTTAAAGATGCCTATATTTAAAGGTATTTATACATCCGTAAAGCACATAGTGAATGCCTTCTCTCCCGAAGCAGGAAAAAGCTCATTCAGGAGATTTGTAATAGTGGAATACCCAAGGCAGGGCACATATGCCTTTGGATTCCTTACAAAGGAATGTTTAATCAAAAAAGGCAAGGCTGAATTGGCACTGAGTGCGGTCTATATTCCGACAAATAACCTCTACTTAGGAGAGGTAGTGCTTGTCGGGAAAGAAGATATCTTTCATACGGACATACCTGTTGAGGAAGGAATAAAGATAATACTTTCAGGAGGAATTGCCACACCACCTGAGATAAAAGAGGCAGGGAGTTGA
- the glmU gene encoding bifunctional UDP-N-acetylglucosamine diphosphorylase/glucosamine-1-phosphate N-acetyltransferase GlmU, with protein sequence MRYSCVILAAGLGKRMNSSLPKVIHKLYGLPLIRYVVDAGRKLKPEKIVVVAGKNHRLIKDSIVDCRDISFVIQRKPLGTAHALLSGTSLLKDFKGTVVVLNGDMPLIRPETIRRFLKLHERHKNTLSVASFVVKPPHSYGRIIRSSDGEALKIRETSSLTKAQKEINEVNSGLYAIDSTAFPLLRKIKLNRKKKEYYLTDILEVVRGRGGKTSVYCMVDGDEFIGINTRQELLKAHDILRKRQVMCFIQKGVSFIDAESVFIHPYAMIGRETLIYPNVYIQGKTRIGKKCIIYPNVRIIDSIIKDHAIIKDSTLIEESFVGSKAEVGPFAHIRPGTSIGQSAKIGNFVEVKKSFVGTGTKAMHLSYIGDATVGRGVNIGAGTITCNYDGRKKYKTIIEDGVFVGSDSQLIAPVRLKKGSYVGAGSTITADVPTNALGISRVRQRNIKGWVKRKIKINGE encoded by the coding sequence TTGAGATACTCCTGCGTCATACTTGCCGCTGGGCTTGGAAAGAGGATGAACTCCTCTTTGCCAAAGGTCATCCACAAGCTCTATGGGCTACCTCTCATTCGGTATGTAGTAGATGCAGGAAGAAAGCTTAAACCCGAAAAGATTGTCGTTGTCGCTGGCAAAAACCACAGGTTAATCAAAGACTCTATCGTCGATTGCAGAGACATCTCGTTTGTAATTCAAAGAAAGCCATTGGGCACTGCACATGCGCTTCTTTCAGGAACCTCCCTGCTTAAGGATTTTAAAGGCACAGTGGTTGTTTTAAACGGAGATATGCCGTTGATAAGACCCGAAACCATTAGAAGATTTCTCAAGCTCCATGAAAGGCATAAAAATACCCTTTCAGTAGCATCGTTCGTCGTGAAGCCACCGCATTCTTATGGAAGGATTATCCGTAGCTCCGATGGAGAGGCATTGAAGATAAGGGAGACCTCTTCTTTGACCAAAGCCCAAAAGGAGATAAACGAGGTAAACAGTGGGCTTTATGCCATTGACTCGACTGCATTTCCTTTACTTAGAAAAATCAAATTGAACAGGAAAAAGAAGGAATATTACCTCACGGACATCCTCGAGGTCGTAAGAGGAAGAGGAGGCAAGACATCTGTCTATTGCATGGTAGACGGAGATGAGTTTATAGGGATTAACACAAGGCAGGAGCTTTTAAAGGCACATGACATACTGAGAAAAAGACAGGTCATGTGCTTTATCCAAAAGGGTGTGAGCTTTATCGATGCAGAATCTGTTTTTATCCATCCATATGCCATGATAGGCAGGGAAACTCTGATATACCCAAATGTCTATATACAGGGCAAAACCCGAATAGGCAAGAAATGCATAATTTATCCAAATGTCAGGATAATAGATAGCATCATAAAAGACCATGCAATCATAAAGGATTCAACCCTCATAGAGGAATCATTTGTTGGAAGCAAGGCAGAGGTCGGGCCTTTTGCCCACATAAGGCCCGGCACCTCTATTGGTCAGTCGGCAAAAATAGGAAATTTCGTTGAGGTCAAAAAGTCCTTCGTAGGCACTGGCACAAAGGCAATGCATCTAAGCTATATCGGAGATGCAACTGTCGGAAGGGGTGTAAACATAGGAGCAGGCACAATAACCTGTAACTATGATGGAAGGAAAAAATATAAGACCATAATAGAGGATGGGGTTTTTGTGGGAAGCGACTCCCAGCTCATTGCACCTGTAAGGCTTAAGAAAGGCTCTTATGTTGGTGCAGGCTCCACCATTACCGCTGATGTGCCGACAAATGCCCTCGGTATAAGCAGGGTCAGACAGAGAAACATAAAAGGCTGGGTAAAAAGGAAAATCAAGATAAACGGGGAATGA
- the glmS gene encoding glutamine--fructose-6-phosphate transaminase (isomerizing) codes for MCGIIGYTGKRDAVTVILDGLSRLEYRGYDSAGIAYFRDSEIEVKRCKGKIKDLKGIFGLNLPSSQTAIGHTRWATHGKPSEENAHPHRSDGVVLVHNGIIENFLSIRKLLEKEGFIFTSETDTEVICHLIRKYHTKGLPLEDAIREAVKVLRGAYAIAVMSSKEPGKVVGVKKDSPLVVGIGEGESFVASDVPAFLNYSKDVVFLNDKEMVVMTDKEVRFMDINGSTLAKEVKKILWDSSMAEKGGYKHFMLKEIYEQPRAIADTIIGRFNADTGQINLEEFGIDESTLNAINRVCIVACGTSWHAGLLGKYIIEAISRVQVQVDIASEFRYRNPVIDGSGVLFVTISQSGETADSLAAQREAKRLGAKVMSICNVMGSTSSRDADYVFYTRSGPEIGVASTKSFVTQIVGIYLFAIALGMAKGTVSEEGSKELLAELLSIPDKVETILLKGTEIEKIAKEFFKKKDFLYLGRGTLYPIALEGALKLKEISYIHAEAYPSGEMKHGPIALIDEELPVLFLAPKDRLYEKVISNIHEVKTRGGNIVSVISEGDTEVRNLTEYSIEVPESNEFLMAVLFTVPLQLLAYYIGVLRGCDVDQPRNLAKSVTVE; via the coding sequence ATGTGCGGGATAATCGGCTATACAGGCAAAAGGGATGCAGTCACGGTAATATTGGATGGCTTAAGCAGGCTTGAATACAGAGGCTACGATTCAGCAGGAATAGCCTATTTCAGAGACAGTGAAATCGAGGTAAAAAGGTGCAAGGGAAAGATAAAAGACCTTAAAGGCATTTTTGGCTTAAATCTGCCATCGAGCCAAACAGCCATAGGACATACAAGATGGGCTACTCATGGAAAGCCCTCTGAGGAAAATGCCCATCCACACAGGTCAGATGGAGTGGTTCTTGTCCATAATGGCATAATAGAGAACTTTCTTTCCATTAGAAAACTGCTTGAAAAAGAAGGATTTATATTTACATCGGAGACAGACACAGAGGTCATATGTCATCTCATCAGGAAATATCACACTAAAGGGCTTCCTTTAGAGGATGCCATAAGAGAGGCGGTGAAGGTTTTAAGGGGTGCCTATGCCATTGCAGTAATGAGCAGTAAGGAGCCGGGAAAGGTTGTTGGCGTAAAAAAAGATAGCCCGCTTGTAGTTGGTATAGGGGAGGGCGAGTCCTTTGTTGCCTCTGATGTGCCTGCGTTTTTAAACTACTCGAAGGATGTGGTATTCCTTAACGACAAAGAGATGGTCGTGATGACAGATAAGGAAGTTAGGTTTATGGACATTAATGGCTCTACCTTAGCAAAAGAGGTCAAAAAAATCCTGTGGGATTCCTCGATGGCAGAAAAAGGCGGATATAAGCATTTCATGCTAAAGGAGATATATGAACAGCCAAGGGCTATTGCAGATACGATAATTGGCAGATTCAATGCAGACACAGGACAGATAAATCTCGAGGAGTTTGGCATTGACGAAAGCACGCTGAATGCCATTAACAGGGTTTGCATAGTGGCATGCGGGACCTCATGGCATGCAGGGCTTCTCGGAAAGTACATCATAGAGGCAATCTCGAGGGTTCAGGTCCAAGTGGATATAGCCTCCGAGTTCAGATATAGAAACCCTGTGATAGACGGCAGTGGGGTCCTCTTCGTTACGATTAGCCAGTCAGGGGAGACTGCTGACAGTCTTGCGGCACAGAGAGAGGCTAAAAGATTGGGTGCGAAGGTTATGAGCATTTGTAATGTCATGGGCTCTACATCCTCGAGAGATGCCGATTATGTCTTTTACACCCGCTCTGGTCCAGAGATAGGAGTTGCATCCACAAAGTCTTTTGTTACGCAGATTGTAGGCATTTATCTTTTTGCAATTGCCCTGGGCATGGCAAAAGGCACTGTGTCAGAGGAAGGCTCAAAGGAATTGCTTGCAGAGCTTCTGAGCATCCCCGATAAGGTCGAGACTATACTTTTGAAAGGCACGGAGATAGAAAAAATCGCAAAGGAGTTCTTCAAGAAAAAAGACTTTCTTTACCTTGGAAGAGGAACGCTTTATCCGATAGCCCTCGAAGGCGCACTCAAGCTGAAGGAAATATCCTACATACATGCAGAGGCATACCCTTCGGGAGAGATGAAACATGGCCCGATTGCACTGATAGACGAGGAGCTACCTGTGCTTTTCCTTGCACCAAAAGACAGGCTTTATGAAAAGGTCATTTCTAATATACACGAGGTGAAAACGAGGGGGGGGAATATAGTATCTGTTATTAGCGAAGGCGATACGGAGGTCAGAAACCTTACGGAATACTCTATAGAGGTGCCTGAGTCGAATGAATTCCTTATGGCAGTGCTTTTCACCGTCCCGCTTCAGCTTTTAGCTTATTATATAGGGGTATTGAGGGGATGCGATGTTGACCAGCCGAGAAATCTTGCAAAGTCCGTTACAGTGGAATGA
- a CDS encoding DUF3553 domain-containing protein: protein MSQKILEGLTPAQKDAILYGNGPLLVLAGAGSGKTKVIAHRVAHLVGKSSLNGILTVTFTNKSADEMRQRIASLIKKDMQDAWIGTFHSQCSKILRREIQLLGFSSDFSILDESDQSSLIRHILKEFKIYEALYKGVLSRISFLKTSLIGPKEFLSKGDVFGFEDKLARVYVRYQDELRKSNALDFDDLIVFTIKLFEEYPKVLKKYQGLFHHILVDEFQDTNHAQYRLLKLLSGSHGNIFAVGDDDQSIYGFRGAEIANIMNFKKDFPKAKVIKLEQNYRSTQHILNSAHNIINKNTVRHPKRLFTDRKQGDKVYLCSFDTEQEESRFIAKTIRELYLKGIYSYRDFAVLYRVNLQSKTIEETMRNERLPYYIVGSVGFYQKKEIKDLIAYMKLVLNPHNNVCLRRIINCPPRGIGQSTLSKIEQVAKKKTISLFDGIKELLRTNNTTSAIKEGFQAFVDLIETASLKKFKDVGDMLGHIHNLSGYEDFVDDERSQNVRELIAGGEGITIKEFIDKVSMLTNLDDVNKDNAVSLMTLHTAKGLEFPAVFISGLEEGIMPYFKAKDNKELEEERRLLYVGMTRAKDILYLTCAKKRRLYAKIQEQQPSRFLKDIPIGCCHKIEAMPSTVARKVFGEKVKVFKFFTYVVGSRVKHPTWGVGVVRDCSGEGDDQKITVNFPNIGVKRLAMKFANLQKL from the coding sequence ATGTCACAAAAAATTCTTGAAGGGCTAACCCCCGCTCAGAAAGATGCAATCCTTTATGGAAATGGTCCTCTGCTTGTGCTTGCAGGGGCAGGAAGCGGTAAAACAAAGGTCATTGCTCACAGGGTTGCACATCTCGTAGGCAAATCCTCGTTAAACGGCATACTGACCGTTACCTTTACGAATAAGTCGGCAGACGAGATGAGGCAGAGAATAGCCTCACTTATAAAAAAGGACATGCAAGATGCATGGATTGGAACATTTCATTCCCAGTGCAGTAAGATTCTGAGAAGGGAAATACAGCTTTTAGGCTTTAGCAGTGATTTCTCTATACTTGATGAAAGCGACCAGTCAAGCCTCATAAGGCATATACTCAAGGAGTTCAAAATCTATGAGGCACTTTATAAGGGCGTCCTTTCGAGGATTAGCTTTTTAAAGACATCCCTTATAGGACCAAAGGAGTTCCTTTCAAAGGGCGATGTATTTGGCTTTGAGGATAAACTCGCAAGGGTTTATGTCAGGTATCAGGATGAGCTTAGAAAATCCAATGCACTGGACTTCGACGACCTCATAGTCTTCACTATTAAGCTCTTTGAAGAATATCCAAAGGTACTTAAAAAGTATCAGGGCTTGTTCCATCATATCCTCGTTGATGAGTTTCAGGACACAAATCACGCCCAATACAGGCTTTTAAAGCTCCTTTCCGGAAGCCATGGTAATATATTCGCAGTTGGTGACGACGACCAGAGCATCTATGGCTTCAGAGGCGCTGAGATTGCAAATATAATGAACTTCAAAAAGGACTTTCCAAAGGCAAAGGTCATAAAGCTCGAGCAGAATTACCGCTCTACACAGCATATACTTAATTCTGCCCATAATATAATAAATAAAAATACGGTGAGACATCCCAAGAGGCTCTTTACAGATAGAAAGCAAGGAGATAAGGTATACCTGTGTAGTTTTGATACAGAACAAGAGGAATCGAGATTTATCGCAAAGACCATAAGGGAACTATACCTGAAAGGCATATATAGCTACAGGGACTTCGCAGTGCTTTACAGGGTGAACCTTCAGTCAAAAACCATTGAGGAGACGATGCGAAACGAAAGGCTTCCTTACTATATAGTTGGTAGTGTTGGCTTTTATCAGAAAAAAGAGATAAAGGACTTAATTGCATATATGAAGCTTGTATTAAACCCCCATAACAATGTGTGCTTAAGGAGGATAATAAATTGCCCTCCGAGGGGAATCGGTCAATCAACGCTCTCAAAGATAGAGCAGGTTGCAAAAAAGAAGACAATTAGCCTTTTTGATGGCATAAAAGAGCTTCTCAGGACAAACAACACTACCTCGGCAATTAAGGAAGGTTTTCAGGCATTTGTGGATCTGATTGAGACAGCATCTCTCAAGAAGTTCAAGGACGTAGGAGATATGCTCGGACATATCCATAACTTAAGTGGATATGAGGATTTCGTTGACGATGAAAGGTCTCAGAATGTCAGAGAGTTGATTGCAGGAGGAGAGGGCATAACAATAAAGGAATTCATCGACAAGGTATCCATGCTTACCAATCTCGACGATGTAAACAAAGACAACGCAGTGTCGCTCATGACCCTTCATACTGCAAAAGGACTTGAGTTTCCAGCAGTCTTTATATCAGGGCTTGAGGAAGGAATAATGCCGTATTTCAAGGCAAAAGACAATAAGGAGTTAGAAGAGGAAAGAAGACTTCTCTATGTGGGCATGACAAGGGCAAAAGATATACTTTATCTTACATGTGCTAAGAAAAGAAGGCTTTATGCAAAGATTCAGGAGCAACAGCCCTCGAGATTCCTTAAGGACATTCCTATTGGTTGCTGTCATAAGATAGAGGCAATGCCATCTACCGTAGCACGGAAAGTCTTTGGAGAAAAAGTCAAGGTATTCAAGTTTTTTACATATGTAGTTGGTAGTAGGGTCAAACACCCTACATGGGGAGTGGGTGTGGTCAGGGATTGCTCAGGCGAAGGCGATGACCAGAAGATTACGGTTAACTTTCCAAATATAGGGGTCAAGAGATTGGCTATGAAGTTTGCAAACCTGCAAAAACTATGA
- the gatC gene encoding Asp-tRNA(Asn)/Glu-tRNA(Gln) amidotransferase subunit GatC, with protein MIDKKQVKHIARLSRLWLSDKEIETFGSQLSGILKYMDKLKELDTLDIVPTSHVIALSNVMREDKEAPSLKTEDALENAPDRKECLYRVPKIIE; from the coding sequence ATGATAGATAAAAAACAGGTTAAGCACATTGCAAGGCTCTCAAGGCTTTGGCTTTCAGACAAAGAAATAGAGACCTTTGGCTCACAGCTAAGTGGTATCCTTAAGTATATGGACAAGCTAAAAGAATTAGATACATTGGACATTGTGCCAACCTCGCATGTTATTGCTCTCAGCAATGTCATGCGTGAGGATAAAGAGGCTCCTTCTTTAAAGACAGAGGATGCATTGGAAAATGCTCCAGACAGGAAAGAGTGCCTCTATAGGGTGCCTAAAATAATAGAATAA
- a CDS encoding aspartate 1-decarboxylase: protein MLRCILRAKIHGAVVTDANLQYEGSITIDTDILKIADIMPYEQVSVSNLNNGERFETYAIPGKKGEICLNGPTARKGAKGDIVIIFSYCYTNETKLKGFKPKIIRLNSKNKVIS, encoded by the coding sequence ATGCTTAGATGTATCCTCAGGGCTAAGATTCACGGCGCAGTCGTTACAGATGCAAACCTTCAGTACGAGGGCAGTATCACCATAGATACCGATATACTGAAAATAGCCGATATAATGCCTTATGAGCAAGTCTCTGTCAGCAACCTCAATAACGGAGAAAGGTTTGAGACATATGCCATACCTGGCAAAAAAGGTGAGATATGCCTTAATGGTCCTACTGCAAGAAAAGGTGCTAAGGGAGACATAGTAATCATATTCTCTTACTGTTATACTAATGAGACAAAGCTCAAGGGATTTAAGCCAAAGATAATAAGGCTTAATAGTAAAAACAAGGTTATTAGCTGA